The nucleotide sequence CTTCTCAGCCTGAAGGAGCCTCACGGTGCGGGGGGAGCGCCACACTTTGATGGCCCCGTCGTCGCTGGCCGTCAGCAAGAGTTCCTGTTCCACGGGGCTGAAGGCCACCGAGTTGACCACGTCGCTGTGCTGCAGCTTGGCCAAGCAGATCCCGTAGTGCCGGTCCCAGACGTAGCCGTGGTGATCCTCCGCCCCACTGCGAGGGATACGAGAGAGAACGGTCGTAACAAAGCGGGGACTTGCCTTCTGCTGCAGAGGCTGTTGCCACTGAGTGGCTGCAGAAGAcatcaagattctagtcctcagtaTTATTAGTAAGTGGCTGGTACTAGGTCTGGCAAATGGCCTTTACTACAGGGGCAGGTAAATCTTGCTTGCAACGAGGATCCACCTTGTTTTTATGGTTGCAAGGTGTTTTtaatagtggggtaggagagctgaaaataatgcccaTATTTTTCACATCTGGTAACCAATGCACTCcttgggtttcagatagtacatttttagatgagtctaaaaagcctgggacataATATTTCACAGCCTTCCAGCAGCTGCGTAGGCTCACTGACCAGAAGTAAAGTATTTAGCATCAATTCTGCAATTGTATACTCGAGTCCGACCAAATGAAgactcctagagcaaaatataaatCAAAAACCTTTGCTTGTTCAAAATGAAGTATACACTTCCATAAAAAGgttaagagacccctgaccattaggtccagtcgtggctgaccctggggttgcggcactcatcttgctttactggccgagggagccggcgtacagcttccgggtcatgtggccagcatgactaagccgcttctggcgaaccagagcagtgcacagaaacgccgtttaccttcccgccggagtggtacctatttatctacttgcactttcgaactgctaggttggcaggagcagggactgagcaacaggagttcaccccgtcgcagggatttgaactgccgatcttctgatcggcaagccccaggctctatggtttaacccacagcgccacccgcgttccttacACTTCCacagttaatgctaaatacagtcgtaccttggaagtcaaatggaatctgttctggaagtctgttcgacttccaaaacatttggaaaccaaagcgtagcttctgattggcttcaggaagctcctgcagccaattggaagccatggaagccccgtcagacgttcaacttccaaaaatagttcgcaaactgaaacactcacttctgggtttgcggcattcaggagccaaaacattcgacccGCAAGGTgtttgtcaaccaaggtacgactgtacctaaCCTCTGGTAAATGAGGTACCAGAGCcgctagagggctgtgaaaatttgtgtcctgggctttttagacttgtctactCATATACTGTACTGTCTATAACAAAAGTGgggcattggttgccagatgtgaaatatctTGGCATTATTTTCCTACTCCAGTATAATGCTGTACCCTGCACTGGGATCTTGCGGTGAAGGGaaggcaatcaatcaatcaatcaatcaatatcctGATTTAATTTATACAAGTATCTGTCCCAGATTGCAGGAAGCTCCTCCCCTCCTTTGCTCAAGAGAAGAGACAGCCCTTTCGGTTATTGATGTTCTCAGCCTCAAAATCTTGTGATTATGAGGACTAAATCCaacaattctttctttctttaaggcATCCACAAAAGCTGTTGCAACGAGCTCTGTAGCCGCAGCCTGCATTGAGAGAGATGCATTGAGGGTCAGCCAAAGGCCAGTCACTTTCAGCAAAGCGGGTCCACCAGGCTGGGGCTCAGATGCCAGACTGGAGTTCCCCGCTGCTGGTTCTCGCAACGGCCTGCAGGCCACTGCGGTGAGGAAGGGCATTCAGGTTGAGGGGAGGGCGGCAGAGCGAAAGACTGAAACAGCAGGGAAGTGCTGTTCggacccccactccaccccacagaCCAAAGGTCTCTGACCAGCTCCTCCTGCAGCTCACCTGGCCACGAAGTCTCTGCTGACATccaagaatatgaagaagaagtCGTTGCTGGGAGTGTGCGCCCGGTGGCCTCGCAGGGGTCCCTGGGCCTCCGTCATGGTCTTGAGGTCCACCACGTGGAGGTCAATTTCCTCAGAGATGGGGGGCGGGTGCAAAGGGTCAGAAATGACAGAGTCCTGGGGCCAGGCCCGGCTGTTCACATACAAGTACCTGCAGGcgaggcagggaggaggaggaggaggaggaggaggaggaggaggaggaggaggagaagaagaagaagagtttagatttgatacccagctttatcactacctgaaggagtctcaaagcggctaacaatctccttttcccttcctgccccacagcaaacactctgtgaggtgagtggggctgagagacttcagagaagtgtgactggcccagggtcacccagcagctgcatgtggaggagcggggaagcgaacctggttcaccagattatgagtccaccgctcttaaccactacaccacgctggaagAGGGTGGTTCactggagctcccccccccccgcttgcctcCGCATGAcccaggaaagggagcagttaaGGGGGGAAGAAGACCTTTCTCTGCCCCCAATCCTGAAGAGGTGCTGCTGCCAATTGGGGCAGGCGATACAAGGCTAGATGGACCCTCGAGATAAGGCAGCTTCATCCATTCAGCCAAGAATAGCTAAAGCTCAGGACTGTGAGCAGCACAGGCGGTGATGAGGGGGGCTCCTTAAAGTTCTTGTCACTCTGAAGAGGCTTCTGCACCTGACACAGGGAGGGTGCCCCCCCTTGGAGACTGGGCTGTCTTTTCTGGCAAGCTGCTCCCCAGTAGATCGCCTTCCATGACTAAGAATGTAgggagagcctgcaggatcaggccaaagggggcccaatcttgtccagcatcctgttctcacagtggccaaccagatgccccagaggGAAACCCGCGAGCAGGATCCGAGtgcaagagcagccctctcccctcctgggggtttccaggaactggtcttcagaagcacggctgcctctgtggaggcagagcagagccactgacagccctctcctcttccacgaatttgcctaatcctctctTGAAGCCAACCAGGCCGGTGGGCAACCCTgcttccagtgggagggagttccacaggttcactaggcgctgtgtgaagaaggacttccttcaatctgtcctgaatctcccaaccgTTTAAAAGGATGAGTGGATTTTCCCTTTTAAACTTCCAAAGACCACATTCTCCAGTGAGtctgtctaaaactcctggtagaggacaaggatctagagatccAAATTCCGTGCgtctgccataaaacttagggaacaagctgtactaccaaaatgattaaggttttaaacgACAagtttaggttatattttagtgatcaatatatatttttaattgctgctatatctgaattgtctctgttatacccaattgcaattcaatgtattcctgttgtgttttatgattttcctgatattgtaagtgagccggaactggtctgcgaccgtaataataaaattcaattcaattttcaGGGTGTGAAACAAGGCAGGGTCCTTCCCAGATACCACTGGGGACCGAACTTCCCTGGGCCTTCTGGAgacaaatgggggtgggggggtcttcTGCAAGAGCTAAGGCTCCATATCCACCCACAGCCTCAGGGCTTTCTCATCCCTGCCACCCAACCCTCCTTTACCTGGAGCTTACGGGGAAGACACCTGGGGAATTCCTGCCCACAAAAGAACCCTGCTGCCTCCTACTATTCGgagatttcccccttcctcctcctccttccatatGGTTGGCACCTCCCCCGCCTCCTTACCTGTGGTCAGGGGAGAGGCCCATGCCGATAATATGCCCGTGGAAATCAATGACGTGGTCGAGCGAATCAAAGAACTTGTCTGAGTTTCTCTCCTCTCCAAGGACAGGGCCTGCGGTCGTCATCTGGTGAGGCGAGATCTGCTTGATCCCTGGGGGAACACAGAAGGTGGGGCAAGAGGCAAGAAGatcaggaacaactttctgaggccaagagctgctcaacagtgaaacggtctccctcagaaggttgtggattctccttccttggaggtttttaagcagaggttgggtggtcatctgctatggatgcttcagctgcgattcctgcattgcagggggttggattggatgaccctcagggtcccatccaactctatgattctatgttatcAAAATAAAAAACCGACACCAGGGTCTCCATTTTTTACACGAGTGTGTCTCTGGCAGTCTTCAGTGCCTGGGGTCAGACCAGAAGGTCCTGCTTTCAGAAAACGGGGAGTATGAAAATGACGACCacctcccccttttctccccagaaactaataataataacataatttaataatgataatttattatttatattctgccgatctggctgagtttccccagccaccctggatggcttccaacagaatattaaaaatatgattaaacatcaaacattaaaaccttccctaaacagggctgccttcagatgtcttctaaatgtcatatacttgtttatttccttgacatctgatgggagggcgttccacagggtgggcgccaccaccgggaaggccctctgcctggttccctgtaaacccacttctcgcagggagggaaccgccagaaggcccttggagctggacctcagtgtctgggccaaacaatgggggtggaaacgctccttcaggtatcctgggccgaggctgtttagggttttcaaagtcagcaccaacactttgaattgtgcttggaaacatgctgggagccaatgtaggagaGAAGCAGCTCTGAAACTTTGAGGTGCCCCTTAGCTATCACAGCTAGCAGTCGTTTGCAGGCTGTTTTTCACActgcccaataataataatattattataataatttattatttataccccgcccatctggctgggtttccgcagtcactctgggctgcttccaacagaatattaaaatacagtaacacatcaaacattaaaagcttccctaaacagggctgcctgagcCCCACagaaataccccccccccttaCCAATCTGGTGTGGGGAGAAGGCGAGGCAGCCGGTGGTGAAGATCAAGTATTTCTTAGTGCTCCCCTCCGTGGACAGCAGGTTGGGCTCGGGGGGCCTCGTCCTGTTCTGCGCCAGGAGCTGGGCGACTTTGGCTTCCATCTGTAGCTCTGTCATGACCGGCCGGACTCGCCCCTCGATGATGTCCGTCAGGAAGCGGCCCAGCCCACTGCCAGCGCCCGCCTGGTTCTCTGCCCCCGAGGAGCCCGGTTCTGGCGCTGCCTTCTGCTtggcctgctgctgctcctccgcctgctcttcctcctcctcgctgtCGCTGCAGAGGTTGGGGGCCTGGCAGGGGCTCCTGGTCCCGCCCTCCAAGTGCTCCCCATGGTTCAGGAGGAGGTCAGAAGGGTCGTAGCGGCTGCAGTCTGCCACGGTCACCATCCGGATCTTGCTGGCGTTCAGGTTCTGGATCTTGAACAGCCTCTTCACCACGTTCATGTTCTCGGACTCGACGCCCTGCAAGGCCAAGAGGAGGGAGGTCTGTGGGTCTCCTTCTGCTGTGACTTTACTTGGTCACGGGGGAAACCACGAAAGGGGAGCCCAACACACCTGTAAACCACACAGGCTTCTATGCAGGCAGCCCCTTGCCTTAGCTTTACACACACATAGAAATTAAGCCGTGCTCTCAGAGCTGAGTTCCTCCTCTCCACCAGGCCTGCTCAAGGCTGAGTTTTCCCTGCCCAAACACACTTCATATTGCCAGAGAAAGCAGATCCCCTCAACAATGTCCTTTCCCGCACTCGGTTTTTGCATTTCTTTGCTGCCTATCAAAGCATGCACTCGGATTCCAAATACAGAGGGATGGTGAGGTAGCTGGTTCCCTTTCCCTGCAAAAGCCAACAGCCCCTGGCACCCGGGCAGTACGGCTGGGCAATATTTGGTTTTCTGCATCGTGATGCATCGCCAGTTAAACATTCacaatgcctgaaataaggatggagatgCAGAGAGGCACTGGATgacttcacagttttccccacattgtgatttttgcataggggACACACAGACCATGACTGGCaatatatattgccaggtcagaaattatgaaaccgatatcacgatatggactttgAAACTGTTTTCAAATATCTCGCCCAGCCCTAGTGggcgcccccccccgcccacctggAAGGCGTTGTTCAGCCACAGCACAGAGCAGGAGGTGTAGTTCCCCATACGGTGCAGGTTCCCAGAGATCAGGTGGGTCTCgttcagccagcagccaaacacgTCGTAGGGCTTGTTGCGAACCCGGGACAGGAGGGCAAAGTTTTCTGGAAGGAGAAAACGCGGAGAACCTAATAtggctttcatttttatttatttatttatgacatttaaAAACTgccttttatcttccaaggatctcaaggtggccgcgtggttctctccctccccatttcattctcacaacaaccctgtgaggtaggactgACCCCTTTCAAACTGTTGGCGGTTGCTTTCTACTTCGCTCTAAGTCTCTTCCTCCACCGATAGATGTTTCGCAAGCAGCCTTAAAACtatgccgggggtgggggggaatctgtgctacatggaaccaggcggagggccttcttggtggtggcgcccacccagtggaacgccctcccatcagatgtcaaagagataaacaactacttgacattcagaagacatctgaagaagaagaagaggagcttggatttgatatcccgcctttcgctccctttcaggagtctcaaagcggctaacattctcctttcccttcctgccccacaacaaacactctgtgaggtgagtggggctgagagacttcaaagaagtgtgactggcccagcagctgcatgtggaggagcggagacgcgaacccagttccccagattacgagactaccgctcttaaccactacaccacactggctctgcctttgtgaaggcagctctgttcagggaagtttttaatgtgtgacattttagtgtatttttggtctttgttggaagccgcccagagtggctggggaaacccagccagatgggcggggtacaaataataaattattattattatttgttctgcTACTTGCAATGCCCTCCATGTCCCTGGAGTCAAGTGGGGAGGGGACCTTAGCACAGGAAGAGCGGCCAGTTCCTGTGCAGCTTCTGCCGCCTCTCCCCTCTGCCTTTGCTTCTTCTGCAGAAACTGAACTGCTTTCTGCACCTGGCTCCTCTTGCTTGCAaaagcctgttgcctcttcagcaccCAACCATTCCTTCCCCCTCTGACCAGTCCACCACCCCACTCCCCAAGCTCTGAGCCTCCCCCTTCTGTGGCTTCCCTAGGGGGTTCTCTGGCAGGTGCTTCCCTCTGTTCCTCCTCATCAAGCCAGTCCTTGACACCAGCAGACTTTGCTAAAGGACGGCAGCTTCCAGGAAGCTCCTTCTTCAGCTTTGTGGGGTGACAAGGGAGGAACAGCAAAGCCCGTTGTTTTTTACCCAGATCGATGACAGCGATCTCGCCTGAGGAAGTAGTCCGGGGCCCCACGAAGACCCCAgagacaaggagaagggaatcatCTGCGTTGAACTGGGAGAACTGGGTGTACTTCCAGTTGTACTTCTTCATGCTGGTGCTgtggagcagggagagaggcaggccaTTGTTCcagatctgccaagagaaagtaGGAAAGAGAGGCCCATCAAGATGGCGGGGCAGCAAAAGGGCAGCTCTAAGTTACTAGTCCCTATCGCTAAGGAGACACACTTGGAAGAGGACGGGCGATGTCCTCTGAGGAGCCGAGGGCCCAATCTTCTGCTTGTCTCTCCTCTGAAATGTTCCACTGTGTCCCAGCGCAGCTTCCCGCTGATATACAATTtcacttgggtctctagctgctgttggactacaactcctatcatcccaaacagcaggaccagttgtcagggatggtgacaacagctggagacccaagtttgggaaaccctggtttagattTTTGTCCCTCTCATGATCAGCAAAACCCACTCCAGAAATAAtgcaatacagtcaaacctcggttcttgaacggctcagtttttgaacgctttggctcccgaatgccgaaaacccaaaagtaaacactctggttttcaaacgtttttcagaactcgaatgtccgacgcggcttctgtttgagtgcaagaagctcttgcaaccaaagggaagccatgccttggcTGTCAgaagttttggaagtcgaacggtcttccggaatggattatgtccGGCAACCAAGGTTTGAATGTTGGTCTTGAGTTGGAGAATTTAGTGTTTCTATGGGAAATCATTGGAAGAGTtgcaggaatgcaggaatcttctgcccaacatgggactcaaattCATGTCCCTGAGAGGTTACGTGTGTATTTAAAGTACAGGACACACGGTCTTGACTTAAAATGCCCCCCCCGCCCTTTCACAGAATCCtagtgctggaagggaccctgaaggtcatccagcccaacccacgGCAATCCCCGCTTTTCCTCCAGGAAGGTTTCGGCAGCGCCCATGAGGCTCCCTCGCCTGCTTATGCCAGCCTCACCACAACCCTGCAAGATGGGTGAAGCAGAAAGGATGACTGGGCCCAAATCAGCCTCTTCTCTTCAGGGCTGAGGCGGGGCTCTCAAGCTGGGTCTCTCTGCTCTCCATTCCCGTCACCGACGCAGGGATCAAAACAAGCAACCTACCttccagggttgctgtgaggattacGGAGCAAAGCTTCAACTGCTTGAAACACAGTGTGTTATAGGATTTGTTCCCCCTCTGCCCTGCTTCACCTTAACGGTACAGTCCTTGGAGCAGGAGGCCAGCAGGTAGCCATTGTGGGAGAAGCTGAGGTGGAGGACTTGGTCGCTGTGCTCCGCCAAGGTCTGAACTTCCACGCAGGGGATGGTGTCGGACAGCCGCTGGAACTCGCCATACCAGGAAGTGGCAGCTgcagaggaaagaggaagagaaagaggaggagggcggCAGCAGGACCCAACACCCCTCGCTGAAAATCTGAAGGGATTACCAGACCACCTCCATCCAAGCCTCCTTTCCCTCAAGGGACAGCCATTGCATCAGGCTGCCTCTCCCTCAGGCACCTCCAGCCCAGGAAATGGGCCAGCATTTGGCCATCATAGGAGCAACTGTTCAGAAACTGGTGTCCAAGTTTtgattttccttctctctctcctccctctttccttgtGTGCCatggtcttgttttgttttgtggattgtaagcctgcaggggcagggactgtcttgttttgcTTGTATATATGCTGCCCTGGGAGCCTTTTCAGCAGGAGTGCCCAGCACACAtgctctaaaccaggggtaggcaacctaaggcccgtgggctggatgcggcccaatcgccttctcaatccggcccgcagatggtctaggaatcagcgtgtttttacatgagtagaatgttttatttaaaatgcatctctgagttatttgtggggactgcctggtgtttttacatgagtagaatgtgtgcttttgtttgaaatgcatctctgagttgtttgtggggcataggaattcgttaattttttccccttcaaaataatagtccagcccaccacatggtctacgGGAttgtggaccagcccatggctggagaaggttgctgacccctgctctaaacaaataaatgaaatcaataagtACACAGAGACCTAGACTCAGGCAGCATTTCTACTATCCTGCATTATCCCAGCTGGCCTCTCTTTCTGCTGCGAttatcacagaatggtagagttggaagggaccccgagggtcatctagtccaacccctgcaatgcaggaatctcttgccccacgtggggctcaaacccacaaccctgagattaagagtcgtcTGCTCTAcaggctgagctatcccagctgaagATCTACAAGTGTTATTCCTTGCTTCCTCTCTCTGCCTTGAGTGCGAGATTCACTCTCCAGCCTGTTTCCAATTTTCCTCATTCCTCAGCTATAAGCCTCACCTCCAAACCAAGCTGACCCCAGTACGGGGCAACAGATTAGGGGCACAGCAATTACTCTTTTCCAGTTTTGAGGCTGCCTGCTCTGCAAAGGGAGGACATACCTGGGTGTCGTGGGACGTCCCGGGCTACTGGATAGTATCTGTAGAAAAGGTCCTTCCAGAGCACTTCGTCCAGCGCCACGGCATGCCACTGCCGGCACACGAGCCCCGCTGAGAGGACGTCCGAGTAGTCCAAGTACAGGAATATCTCAAAAAGGATGCTGTCAGGGAGAACCCCACTGTCCATCGTGGCATCCTGTCACTGCCAAGCACCCTGCAAGGCCAAGGGAAAGGGGGACAGGTTTAGGCAAAGGATGCTCTAGAACGGTAGGCGAAGAAGCGGCTATGACGAAAAAGAGAGACAGCGTGGTGTGGTGATTGGACTAGGAActtggaaaccagggttcaaatccctggtcACAGTCGGTGAGAACAACAGTGCCTGCTCCTGCAGGCTTGCAATCTTCGAGAAAGAGAGACacaagagaggagaaagggaggcggatggaagggggggggagcaaactcAGGCAGCAATCTGTACAATTTCTTgttgccagtgttagaaactgagatatggaagctaggagctaaatggcaccttaaaccaaggttatgggagcaacaacggaatgtcccacttttttatggcaagaatacaaagctgaaaatgaatgaactgcagctaaaatattatcttcatttttcacatggtctagtccttcccctgcccaccccctaatattcttaagagggtctcttctccagtcttcagagtagctggggtcctcctttcctcccactctgcagTCTTAATCTCAAATCTTAGGTGTcctactgtgcccagagctcaaaaactgcttgcactaatgaaattcactgtcgcaaaatgcacctagaacaatgggagtttcggaCACTGCTTGTTGCCAAATAACTTGGGAATTTGTAGGGGGAAACCCCCTCTCCCTTCTGCTTCAAACCttgtgaggccttgtcagcatgtaacacctctgctcagagatgTGCACCGGCTGAGGATTTGCTGctgggcccagttcaaggtgctaCTATGAGCATAtaaggcccttaacaacttgggaccaattTACCTAGCAGATTGTGGGTCTACTGGTGCCCACTGGCCCTCTTCAAGTGGCAGAACTGGCCCTGCGGAACAGGTCTTATGTGGCAAGAACCTGGTCGCTTAATGTGGCAGCAtcggcactttggaactccctgccccttgGGCCCAGGCAGGTGCCATCTGCTAAAAAAATTCCCTGCTTAGATAAGCTTCACCCAGCTGCTTAGGAAATCAAGGCCATTGCCATCTGCTTCAGTATTTTCACaatggtgtgtttttaaaagtaggGTTGTGGGTTCCCCCTCTATTTTGcagttttatctttttaaaaaataatagtcaaaacaaaaaaaattttttccttccagtagcaccttaaagaccaactaagttagttcttggcatgagctttcgtgtgcatgcacgcatgcatgcatgaagaagtgtgcatgcacacaaaagctcataccaagaactaacttagttggtctttaaggtgctactggaaggaaaaaaaaatttttgttttgactatggcagaccaacacggctacctttctgtaactaaaaaataataataatttttctttgattttacaagtgtaaaattagaaaaataaaaaatacatatccacatttagagatttctctgaatctccagacttcccaACCTCCCCTCCGTGGTTCCCATTGTCAGTTTTATCTTATATTTGCTGGTTTTCTGCAGTGGAGTGCtgcataaatgttatgaaataaataataataaataacaaaccAGCCAAAACTGCCTCCTGCCCCCCCATAGAGATACTCTCCccatttctccccccctcccagctccCCTCTTGGGCCTTTTGACTGGTTTGTTCTGGTTCTCAGCCCCCCACGAGCCCCCCAATTGGTCCCCCTCCCCCTCGCATCTCTTTGgggacccctcccccccccgcatcccaggcgactccccccacccttccccccCACAACAACAGACCTCCTACCAGCTGCTTCCTACATCATTTCCGGAAGGGCCCTTCCGCTTCCGGCCGCCACCGTCAGAAGCCGTCTTCCGTTCCCTGCTCTATGCTTAGCCCTTCTAGGCATCCTGTCTCCGTGGTTCCCCTCCCTCTTCCGCCGCTCTCCCTGCGCAGGCGCGGCGGGAGAAGACGAGCCCGGAGACGGCGAAGGGGGGGAGCAATTCGCTGTTTGGCCACAAGAGGGCGCTCGGCAGCGGCGCCTCCGGGCGGAATATTGTGCACTGCAGAAAAACAATGAGGGAAGGAGAATTCGTGAAGATGGGTCCCCATTAAAACATATTGGTCATTATGttactgttataagaattttaaggtcatatatataagatgttcataaatgtaccaagcaaacacatacaaatatgtaaacacatgtctgaaacccacagaaaagtcctgaaaccattttctctctcccaaaatgacctcaaatatttttcAGCCATAGCTgttaaccttccctttttttgcgggaaattcccttattccagcgccgtttcccgctgctatcccagattgctagatatcccgtagattgtccccgggacaggtgaggctgctgatcccttcttttcaaatctgaaagttgaaagCTATGttttctgcaaggtcaaaggaaatgggaaatcttCCCAATGTCTCTTTCACAagtcctgtcttaagggcacatttaagata is from Podarcis raffonei isolate rPodRaf1 chromosome 12, rPodRaf1.pri, whole genome shotgun sequence and encodes:
- the FBXW5 gene encoding F-box/WD repeat-containing protein 5, with translation MDSGVLPDSILFEIFLYLDYSDVLSAGLVCRQWHAVALDEVLWKDLFYRYYPVARDVPRHPAATSWYGEFQRLSDTIPCVEVQTLAEHSDQVLHLSFSHNGYLLASCSKDCTVKIWNNGLPLSLLHSTSMKKYNWKYTQFSQFNADDSLLLVSGVFVGPRTTSSGEIAVIDLENFALLSRVRNKPYDVFGCWLNETHLISGNLHRMGNYTSCSVLWLNNAFQGVESENMNVVKRLFKIQNLNASKIRMVTVADCSRYDPSDLLLNHGEHLEGGTRSPCQAPNLCSDSEEEEEQAEEQQQAKQKAAPEPGSSGAENQAGAGSGLGRFLTDIIEGRVRPVMTELQMEAKVAQLLAQNRTRPPEPNLLSTEGSTKKYLIFTTGCLAFSPHQIGIKQISPHQMTTAGPVLGEERNSDKFFDSLDHVIDFHGHIIGMGLSPDHRYLYVNSRAWPQDSVISDPLHPPPISEEIDLHVVDLKTMTEAQGPLRGHRAHTPSNDFFFIFLDVSRDFVASGAEDHHGYVWDRHYGICLAKLQHSDVVNSVAFSPVEQELLLTASDDGAIKVWRSPRTVRLLQAEKPRPQKLSFSWVTNRRR